The following coding sequences lie in one Gorilla gorilla gorilla isolate KB3781 chromosome 5, NHGRI_mGorGor1-v2.1_pri, whole genome shotgun sequence genomic window:
- the TTLL2 gene encoding probable tubulin polyglutamylase TTLL2 isoform X2, whose translation MAEDEPSGALLKPLVFRVDETTPAVVQSVLLERGWNKFDKQEQNVEDWNLYWRTSSFRMTEHNNVKPWQQLNHHPGTTKLTRKDCLAKHLKHMRRMYGTSLYQFIPLTFVMPNDYTKFVAEYFQERQMLGTKHSYWICKPAELSRGRGILIFSDFKDFIFDDMYIVQKYISNPLLIGRYKCDLRIYVCVTGFKPLTIYVYQEGLVRFATEKFDLSNLQNNYAHLTNSSINKSGASYEKIKEVIGHGCKWTLSRFFSYLRSWDVDDLLLWKKIHRMVILTILAIAPSVPFAANCFELLGFDILIDDNLKPWLLEVNYSPDLTLDCSTDVLVKRKLVHDIIDLIYLNGLRNEEREASNATHGNSNIDAAKSDRGELDAHDCPPYDSLSFTSRMYNEDDSVVEKAVSVRPEAAPASQLEGEMSGQDFHLSTREMTQSKPKLRSRHTPHKTLMPYASLFQSHSCKTKTSPCVLSDHGKAPDPQAGNFVLVFPFNEATLGASRNGLNVKRIIQELQKLMNKQHS comes from the coding sequence ATGGCGGAAGATGAACCCTCAGGGGCCCTCTTGAAGCCGCTGGTTTTTCGCGTTGACGAGACCACCCCGGCTGTGGTGCAAAGCGTCCTCCTGGAGAGGGGGTGGAATAAGTTTGATAAGCAGGAGCAGAACGTGGAGGACTGGAACCTGTACTGGAGGACGTCCTCTTTCCGAATGACCGAACACAACAATGTTAAACCATGGCAGCAGCTAAACCACCACCCTGGAACCACCAAGCTTACCAGGAAAGACTGTTTGGCCAAACACCTGAAGCACATGAGGAGGATGTATGGCACTTCCCTGTACCAGTTCATCCCCCTGACGTTCGTCATGCCCAATGACTACACCAAGTTCGTGGCTGAGTACTTTCAggagaggcagatgctgggcacCAAGCATAGCTATTGGATTTGCAAGCCTGCTGAGTTATCTCGTGGGAGGGGGATACTAATTTTCAGTGACTTTAAAGACTTCATCTTTGATGATATGTACATAGTGCAGAAATATATCTCCAATCCTTTACTTATTGGCAGATATAAATGTGATCTCCGCATCTATGTTTGTGTTACTGGCTTTAAGCCTTTGACCATTTATGTTTATCAGGAAGGGTTGGTTCGGTTTGCCACGGAAAAGTTTGACCTCAGTAATTTGCAAAACAATTATGCCCATTTGACCAACAGCAGCATCAATAAATCCGGGGCCTCTTATGAGAAGATCAAAGAAGTGATTGGTCATGGTTGTAAATGGACGCTCAGCAGATTTTTTTCCTACCTTCGTAGCTGGGATGTGGACGATCTGCTTTTGTGGAAGAAAATCCACCGCATGGTTATTCTCACCATTCTCGCCATTGCACCATCTGTCCCCTTTGCTGCCAATTGCTTTGAGCTCCTTGGGTTTGATATTTTGATTGATGACAACTTGAAACCATGGCTTTTAGAGGTCAACTACAGCCCAGACTTGACCTTGGATTGTTCAACAGATGTGTTGGTGAAGAGAAAACTTGTCCATGATATTATTGACCTGATTTACTTAAATGGTCTAAGAAATGAGGAGAGAGAAGCCAGTAATGCCACACATGGAAATTCCAACATCGACGCTGCAAAAAGTGACAGAGGTGAGCTTGATGCTCATGACTGTCCTCCTTATGATTCTCTTTCGTTCACAAGCAGAATGTACAATGAGGATGACTCTGTGGTGGAGAAAGCTGTGAGTGTGCGTCCTGAAGCTGCACCTGCCTCCCAGCTGGAAGGAGAGATGAGTGGGCAGGATTTTCATCTGTCAACAAGGGAGATGACACAAAGCAAGCCCAAGTTACGGAGCAGGCACACGCCTCACAAGACACTCATGCCCTACGCGTCCCTCTTCCAGTCGCACTCCTGCAAGACCAAGACCTCCCCGTGTGTCCTCTCAGACCACGGCAAAGCTCCAGATCCCCAAGCAGGcaactttgttcttgtttttcctttcaatGAAGCAACTCTTGGAGCTTCCAGGAATGGATTAAATGTCAAAAGAATAATCCAAGAGCTCCAGAAACTAATGAATAAGCAACATTCCTAA
- the TTLL2 gene encoding probable tubulin polyglutamylase TTLL2 isoform X1 yields MRRRDLCSSTQSQVLGSLRTTTPAFTLNIPSEANHTEQPPAGLGARLQEAGVSIPPRRGRPTSTLEKKKKPHLMAEDEPSGALLKPLVFRVDETTPAVVQSVLLERGWNKFDKQEQNVEDWNLYWRTSSFRMTEHNNVKPWQQLNHHPGTTKLTRKDCLAKHLKHMRRMYGTSLYQFIPLTFVMPNDYTKFVAEYFQERQMLGTKHSYWICKPAELSRGRGILIFSDFKDFIFDDMYIVQKYISNPLLIGRYKCDLRIYVCVTGFKPLTIYVYQEGLVRFATEKFDLSNLQNNYAHLTNSSINKSGASYEKIKEVIGHGCKWTLSRFFSYLRSWDVDDLLLWKKIHRMVILTILAIAPSVPFAANCFELLGFDILIDDNLKPWLLEVNYSPDLTLDCSTDVLVKRKLVHDIIDLIYLNGLRNEEREASNATHGNSNIDAAKSDRGELDAHDCPPYDSLSFTSRMYNEDDSVVEKAVSVRPEAAPASQLEGEMSGQDFHLSTREMTQSKPKLRSRHTPHKTLMPYASLFQSHSCKTKTSPCVLSDHGKAPDPQAGNFVLVFPFNEATLGASRNGLNVKRIIQELQKLMNKQHS; encoded by the exons ATCTTTGAGAACCACCACCCCAGCCTTTACCCTTAACATTCCATCCGAGGCAAACCACACTGAGCAGCCGCCTGCAGGCCTGGGAGCAAGGCTACAGGAAGCAGGTGTTTCCATCCCTCCCAGGCGAGGCCGCCCAACATCAACACTGGAGAAGAAG AAAAAACCTCATTTGATGGCGGAAGATGAACCCTCAGGGGCCCTCTTGAAGCCGCTGGTTTTTCGCGTTGACGAGACCACCCCGGCTGTGGTGCAAAGCGTCCTCCTGGAGAGGGGGTGGAATAAGTTTGATAAGCAGGAGCAGAACGTGGAGGACTGGAACCTGTACTGGAGGACGTCCTCTTTCCGAATGACCGAACACAACAATGTTAAACCATGGCAGCAGCTAAACCACCACCCTGGAACCACCAAGCTTACCAGGAAAGACTGTTTGGCCAAACACCTGAAGCACATGAGGAGGATGTATGGCACTTCCCTGTACCAGTTCATCCCCCTGACGTTCGTCATGCCCAATGACTACACCAAGTTCGTGGCTGAGTACTTTCAggagaggcagatgctgggcacCAAGCATAGCTATTGGATTTGCAAGCCTGCTGAGTTATCTCGTGGGAGGGGGATACTAATTTTCAGTGACTTTAAAGACTTCATCTTTGATGATATGTACATAGTGCAGAAATATATCTCCAATCCTTTACTTATTGGCAGATATAAATGTGATCTCCGCATCTATGTTTGTGTTACTGGCTTTAAGCCTTTGACCATTTATGTTTATCAGGAAGGGTTGGTTCGGTTTGCCACGGAAAAGTTTGACCTCAGTAATTTGCAAAACAATTATGCCCATTTGACCAACAGCAGCATCAATAAATCCGGGGCCTCTTATGAGAAGATCAAAGAAGTGATTGGTCATGGTTGTAAATGGACGCTCAGCAGATTTTTTTCCTACCTTCGTAGCTGGGATGTGGACGATCTGCTTTTGTGGAAGAAAATCCACCGCATGGTTATTCTCACCATTCTCGCCATTGCACCATCTGTCCCCTTTGCTGCCAATTGCTTTGAGCTCCTTGGGTTTGATATTTTGATTGATGACAACTTGAAACCATGGCTTTTAGAGGTCAACTACAGCCCAGACTTGACCTTGGATTGTTCAACAGATGTGTTGGTGAAGAGAAAACTTGTCCATGATATTATTGACCTGATTTACTTAAATGGTCTAAGAAATGAGGAGAGAGAAGCCAGTAATGCCACACATGGAAATTCCAACATCGACGCTGCAAAAAGTGACAGAGGTGAGCTTGATGCTCATGACTGTCCTCCTTATGATTCTCTTTCGTTCACAAGCAGAATGTACAATGAGGATGACTCTGTGGTGGAGAAAGCTGTGAGTGTGCGTCCTGAAGCTGCACCTGCCTCCCAGCTGGAAGGAGAGATGAGTGGGCAGGATTTTCATCTGTCAACAAGGGAGATGACACAAAGCAAGCCCAAGTTACGGAGCAGGCACACGCCTCACAAGACACTCATGCCCTACGCGTCCCTCTTCCAGTCGCACTCCTGCAAGACCAAGACCTCCCCGTGTGTCCTCTCAGACCACGGCAAAGCTCCAGATCCCCAAGCAGGcaactttgttcttgtttttcctttcaatGAAGCAACTCTTGGAGCTTCCAGGAATGGATTAAATGTCAAAAGAATAATCCAAGAGCTCCAGAAACTAATGAATAAGCAACATTCCTAA